One Fundulus heteroclitus isolate FHET01 chromosome 1, MU-UCD_Fhet_4.1, whole genome shotgun sequence genomic window carries:
- the LOC105936425 gene encoding transcription factor HES-2, producing the protein MQTANEMSPSITAEGAQPHPARSTVAQRKQAHELRKTLKPLLEKRRRARINDSLNHLKSLILPLVGKDNARYSKLEKADILEMTVRFIRDLPSSPVKEAADSYREGYKACLQRVSALLPKTSLDQEACRRVHDFIQQTMSSAVTPTCLNCCAQSTRALPQIQQRLLSLKSSFGSGLESQSRGGLGAGAPTRAQALQQPLSAAMWRPW; encoded by the exons ATGCAAACAGCGAACGAAATGAGTCCGAGCATCACTGCTGAGGGCGCCCAGCCTCATCCTGCTCGTTCCACCGTGGCCCAGAGAAAACAAGCCCACGAACTCAGAAAG ACTTTGAAGCCCTTGCTGGAGAAGCGAAGACGCGCTCGCATCAATGACAGCCTGAATCACCTGAAGAGCCTGATTTTGCCTCTTGTCGGCAAAGACAACGCACGTTACTCCAAGCTCGAGAAAGCTGACATTCTGGAGATGACCGTGCGCTTCATCAGAGATCTTCCTTCCTCCCCAGTCAAAG aggcTGCAGACAGTTACAGAGAAGGTTACAAAGCTTGCCTCCAGCGGGTCTCTGCCCTGCTGCCCAAAACCAGCCTGGACCAGGAAGCGTGCCGGCGGGTGCACGACTTCATCCAGCAGACCATGTCCTCCGCAGTCACGCCGACCTGCCTGAACTGCTGCGCCCAGAGCACCAGGGCTCTCCCTCAGATCCAGCAGAGGCTCTTGAGCCTCAAGTCCAGCTTCGGGTCCGGCCTGGAGAGCCAGTCCCGCGGCGGCCTGGGCGCCGGGGCTCCCACCCGAGCGCAGGCCCTCCAGCAGCCGCTCAGCGCTGCCATGTGGAGGCCTTGGTAG